AACAAAGTGTTAAAAAATACTTTAAAGCTTTCTTGATCGCTAACCAAATAAATTATCCGCATACTCATAACATAGGCACAATTCTGAAATCCTGTAAAGATATTAACCCGAACTTTTCACAATTAACAGATTCATTGATATTAACTCATTATGCAATGTAAGGTATGCTGATGAATTTTATATCCCTAAAATTGAGGAAGCAAAAGAAACTCATCAGATTGCTTTAAAAGTTAAAGAATTTGTGTTAAAAGAATTAAATAAATTAATGTATTAGATAAAGGAGCAGAAATATCTGCTCCTTTTTTAATTTTTTATTCATAATAGCCAGCGTAAATTAACGCTTGCGTATCAACGAAGAGGGATGCAATTCCCGGAATCTCAACCAAATCACTTTCTCCCTCAAACTTGAACTTGAAAGTATATGTGAGAGGATTTTGTCCTGTTGAAGCTATTAATTGCGTATAAACCGAATCACCGATTGTTAGTGTGTTTTCTATAACTGAAAAATAATCTATATCATTGTTCGTGTATCTGAACTCGACAATATTTTTATCCGAATCATTGATCAGTTTTACACTTGCATGGGTTGGATCTGCGAAGATATTCAAAGTTTCATTTGCTTTAACATTTATTTCCGTATCGGTGAAATACGATCCTGTTGGAGTTCCGTCGATATCTGCTTCCTGCATCATAAAAGTCTCTCCTTCGAGGTGCAGGTCTATTGTTTTTTCACCAGCTCCAAAGAAGAGGAATTTCTTGCCGATATTTACAGATATTGTTTTAATTGGTCCGGTTCCCTGGTTTATTTGAGCATCAGATGCTCCTGCCAGAATGTGATCATCTCCCTGCATCGTGAAATAAAGTAAATGTCCGGTTCTGTTGATAAATTTGACATCACCCTTGCTCGTGCAACCAAGTAAAAGAATAATTATAAAAAATAGAAATACTGCCTTTCTCATGATCAAACTCCTCTGATCTTTCTTTGGTAAAGAGGGGAACTATTTTGTCTCTTCAAGACAGATTAGATAAACTTCCTGAACTCCTTCAAATTAAAGAAAATATCTTTTCCGTGAAACCTGGCAGTATCACCGAGTTCTTCTTCGATTCGCAGAAGTTGATTGTACTTTGTGATCCTCTCCTGTCGGCAGATCGATCCGGTTTTTATCTGTCCCGAACCCACAGCAACTGCCAAATCAGAAATAAAAGAATCACTGGTTTCACCGCTGCGGTGGGAAATCACGGAAGTAAATTTTGCAGTTTTAGCCATTTCCACTGTATCGAGTGTTTCGGAGAGAGTTCCGATCTGGTTAAGTTTGATCAAAATTGAATTCGCAGATCTCTCTTTAATTCCTCTTTTCAATCTGTTCACATTCGTTACAAAAAGATCGTCTCCAACAATCTGAACATCTTTACCAATTTTTTCAGTAAGCAGTTTCCAGCCTTTCCAATCATTCTCATCCAATCCGTCTTCAATGGAAACGATCGGGTATTTTTTTACTAGTTTAATATAATAATCCACCATTTCTTCGGAAGTTAATTCGATATTTTTTTTGTCTGATTTTAGAACATATTTCCCGTTCTTATAGAAGGAAGTGGCGGCTGGATCAAGAGCGAGAAAGATATCTCGACCGGCTTTGAACCTGGTCGAATCGATAGCTTTCATGATCACTTGTAAAGCCTCTTCATTTGTTTTCAAATCAGGAGCATAACCTCCTTCGTCTCCAACAGAAGTCTTATATCCGCCTTTTCTCAAAATTGCACCCAGAGAATGAAATACTTCGGCTATCATTTGCAAACCATGTTTAAAAGTTTTAGCTCCAATCGGCATTACCATAAATTCCTGCAGGTCAACATTATTGTTGGCATGTCTTCCACCATTCAAAATATTTGCCATGGGAACAGGTAAAATTCTCGAATTGGTTCCTCCAAGATACCTGTATAATGGTAATCCGAGTTCTTGTGAAGCAGCTCTTGCTGAAGCAAGCGATACTGCCAGGATTGCATTTGAACCAAGTTGTCTTTTATTAGGAGTTCCATCCAATTCTCTCATTGTATTATCAATCATTGCTTGATCAATGACATTGATCCCGATCAAGTGAGACGCGATAATATCATTTACATTCTTGACAGCATTTAAAACTCCATGACCATTATATCTATTTTTATCACCATCGACAACTTCGACAGCTTCATATTCACCGACGGAAGCACCGCTCGGAACCGCATCTCTTCCGATAATTCCGGTATCGAGATGTACTTCTGCTTCCACGGTCGGATATCCTCTCGAATTTAAGATCTCTCTTGCTTTTACTTTTACTATCTTTGCCATTTTTTCTCCTTTTAATCAATCTGGTAAACAGGAAGTTGTTCTCTCAAAATCTCATAAATGGGAATTCCCTGTTTCTTGTTTTCATCTAATATTTTAAGACCTGCACTCAAATTTTCAAAAGACAGTTCTTCGGTCAATACTTTCCATAATTCTTTTTTTTGATTACTGCTTTTTATTTTATTGAGAGCATTATCGATGTTGGAATGATCTTTATTTTTGGAAATTAACTTTTCTTTTATTTTTTGTAAAATTTGGATACTGTCGTTTTGCATGATCAGTTTTGACATCGTCTGGTTCATCTGCTCTTTTAGAACTTCAAATAAATCCTTACCTTTGATAGTGCTGATCAACCTTGCGAGAGAAAGAGATTGAGACAGGATAGCATTCATCCCAAGATTGCCTTTTCGCTGTATGATTTCAATGAGATGTTTCTCTGTTGCTTCGGAATTAAGTTGTCCTCTCTTTTTCGACAATTCCAGTTCAAGCGATAACAGCAGGCGATCGATTTCTGCTAAACTCGATAATTCCGTGACAGTTTTTCCTATAAAGGCTTTCGAGAAAATCGTATTCACATGATCGACTACCTGCA
This genomic interval from Candidatus Cloacimonadota bacterium contains the following:
- a CDS encoding phosphopyruvate hydratase: MAKIVKVKAREILNSRGYPTVEAEVHLDTGIIGRDAVPSGASVGEYEAVEVVDGDKNRYNGHGVLNAVKNVNDIIASHLIGINVIDQAMIDNTMRELDGTPNKRQLGSNAILAVSLASARAASQELGLPLYRYLGGTNSRILPVPMANILNGGRHANNNVDLQEFMVMPIGAKTFKHGLQMIAEVFHSLGAILRKGGYKTSVGDEGGYAPDLKTNEEALQVIMKAIDSTRFKAGRDIFLALDPAATSFYKNGKYVLKSDKKNIELTSEEMVDYYIKLVKKYPIVSIEDGLDENDWKGWKLLTEKIGKDVQIVGDDLFVTNVNRLKRGIKERSANSILIKLNQIGTLSETLDTVEMAKTAKFTSVISHRSGETSDSFISDLAVAVGSGQIKTGSICRQERITKYNQLLRIEEELGDTARFHGKDIFFNLKEFRKFI